The window tttttttttgacacattggatatcaaaattttctttgcTTAACAACAATTATATGGTCTCTGGTCCTGCAGGTACAAAAAGCTTTTGGATTTCAGACGGGGATTATTTCATGCTTAGGGTGACAAGTCTGATGAGGAAGCTATcataaaagagaaagatagagtTAATAAGATAAGAGATGAAAGACCTATACAAAACCTTGGATTCTCGGGCTACGTAAGTTGTTTGGTTCCATCTATTCCAGTGGTAGATAGAATCATAAAAACATTCTTTTGCAGAAAACACAACCGCTAAACTCTGAAATGTTTTACTCTTTTGGCAGGAACCTTGTACGCATATGCTATATCCTGAAGCAGCTAAGacatgatttggttttgttaaaacctgtgagatctattttttttggttgggtaTAAAATTGTAGTTACCATAAAATTCGAATGTCAACATAGTGTCCATGGGATTCAAATCAAACCCATGAACTTATAAATGAAAACATGGACCATAACAGGGATCAGATGATGAATGTgacatgatgatgattataacATGCACGTGGTTTAAATATGGAACACAAAGCTACTCCTTTCAACttttttgttgtcgttgttTTTATCTTTGAGATGCTAAGAAAGAGAATTCCATATTTCATGCTATATATTGAAAACAACCATAAGCATTCATAGTGGGTTGTTGGTCCATCACAACAATTCACATGTTATCTAGACCAAGCTCCTTAGAAATCTAAGAGCGACTGCATTTAGTCTAGAAGTGCTTGTTCAATACatactaaattattaatatatcttttgtatAATGATAGTCTGTTTTGGATTCTTCGTCTGATAAAACGTATTGCTCTATCAATCGATATCACATAGTTTAAAATGTTGTTTACATGTAATTCATTTCATACATAGTTAATTCTCTTAGTAcctaaaacatgaaattgacgTCCAAACATACATATGGACAGCGTTAGAGGTTTCAGCTAAAGAAGAGAAGCTGTTACAAAAAAGGTTAGGCATCAATCAATGAATGATAGATATGTCATTTTCATATTATTCTTTTGCGGTGAATTTCAGATATGTGGATATATAGGTAGGAGACTATGATATGAACGATAAACATCTTATTCACTATATCTCACACACTCATAAATGAGACTATAAACATCAACTTCGCGTATCAACCCGGACTAACTCATAAGTGAATAGAACCAGCTGCCATAACTTTCAACTCATCCGTAGCTCATAAATAGTATATAGTCGAGATTCGAGATTNNNNNNNNNNNNNNNNNNNNNNNNNNNNNNNNNNNNNNNNNNNNNNNNNNNNNNNNNNNNNTAAAATGATAGTCTGTTTTGGATTCTTCGTCTGATAAAACGTATTGCTCTATCAAATATCACATAGTTTAAAATGTTGTTTACATGTAATTCACTTCATACATAGTTGATTCTCTTAGTAcctaaaacatgaaattgacgTCCAAACATACATATGGACAGCGTTAGAGGTTTCAGCTAAAGAAGAGAAGCTGTTACAAAAAAGGTTAGGCATCAATCAATGAATGATAGATATGTCATTTTCATATTATTCTTTTGCGGTGAATTTCAGATATGTGGATATATAGGTAGGAGACTATGATATGAACGATAAACATCTTATTCACTATATCTCACACACTCATAAATGAGACTATAAACATCAACTTCGCGTATCAACCCGGACTAACTCATAAGTGAATAGAACCAGCTGCCATAACTTTCAACTCATCCGTAGCTCATAAATAGTATATAGTCGAGATTCGAGAATATTAATGTTTATAATAAAGACAGCAGTAACAGACTATCATCTATGAGTTGGGGACTATGTACATACAtattccttttcttctctttatatataagttttttaaaaattcagacatgttaattataagattaaataaaattttcacacatgtaaattataaatttttctatttgcaatttttttttcagtcaatTTGATAACAGTGAAAAATAGGCAAATATGTTAAATCAATCAATCTTGTCAGACTAATCAGTTCCATACTTGAAGTTTTAACTGTCActatacaaattaaaacatgaaaaagaaacTAGAACTAATATAGATCATAACCTTTCGAGGAAAAATTGGAACATGCCAAGTGAATCTGTTTCCTATATATGGATTACACCCAAAAAAAGCAGAAGACaagaaagttaaactttattGTGAGATTTTATCATATCCAAGTCATCCTTAACTATATCTAAGTCATCCAATTATAGTTCAACACATAATaattatcttataatatttttcaagaGATATTATATTGAAATACCCTATAtaacgaaacaaaattaaagatgaGTCAGAAAACTACAAAGCAAGTCAATATCTTAAGTgataataaaaaaccaaaaaaaactcaacgaTGCCTTTAACATTCAAAGGTACATTTCCTCCCTCTCACAATCCTCCGTTGCTCTTTGCCCCTACTCTTTCATAGCAAAATATTCAGTTCTAATGGCTTTGCATGGCGAAGAGCTTGAGTATAACTTAAGCCTAAGAGAATTGACTCGAAAAAGTCATCTAACTTGCGAAAATCGAATTTCTACAAGGTTCTCTGCCTCATGTATCCGAAGCTTCAGAGAAGATCACAAGTCTTGTGCAACAAACTTCACCATCTCTAGTAGTACTCCGTCTTCTCCTGGCTACTCCCTCAAAGGTTTTAATTGCATATATAACCTCCCTTTATTATAATGCTATATATCTTTTCTTAGAAAAGTGTttgtaattttgaatatttgtgACAGATGAGATTGACCCATCAGATTATTCCTTCACTAGTGCACTCAAGGGTAAGTTTCgaagattgaaacttttgagaATTTCGACCTATTCTAAGCATTTGCTAATTTGAATGACTAATCAAACCATCGGGTGCTACGTCCTATATTATAGTAATTGTTGTCAATTaagaaaaagctaaaaagaCAATTCTGCTAAAATCATTACGTTTCGATAAATCTTTATTCAACTAGGTCATTATATTACACTgtattggtttgtttatatatcatTGCTAGTAATAAAAAGAAGCTCTGTTATACAAGAACAGAGTACAATAATAATTTtcgtaagttttgttttatttgctaACACAGCAGCATTACAAGCAAAAACAATGTACAAGAAGAAACGTGATTGGTTGAAACCAGAAGGGGTTGTTGAGCTAAACTCGAAATGGAAC is drawn from Camelina sativa cultivar DH55 chromosome 1, Cs, whole genome shotgun sequence and contains these coding sequences:
- the LOC104703056 gene encoding uncharacterized protein LOC104703056 codes for the protein MALHGEELEYNLSLRELTRKSHLTCENRISTRFSASCIRSFREDHKSCATNFTISSSTPSSPGYSLKDEIDPSDYSFTSALKAALQAKTMYKKKRDWLKPEGVVELNSKWNEAEKYICNPLSGEVPIECLSSRTLNSRSFRNLSTTHSPPFTILPSNHNFNNPRTINTPTVRI